The following proteins are co-located in the Pyrococcus abyssi GE5 genome:
- a CDS encoding HAD family hydrolase: MLVILDLDDTLCNTWEALRIAVMKLVPTIIRMRKFRLIAYFITKRYERLEKLRDLHLLDFKGIFNRIMEDIYEDVDREEVKEILKLFDRFFFSSLKLYEDAEYFLKELKNLKAKIVLVTDSASSWQRKKLEVLGIENYFDAVIVSGDTGHTKLEPYNFKLAKRMFPREEIVFVVGDRDETDMKGGKSIGAITILVRRGYFKGRRVRYADHVVNDLYEALEVIKNELKARA; the protein is encoded by the coding sequence ATGCTCGTGATACTTGACCTGGACGATACCCTATGCAACACATGGGAGGCCCTTAGGATTGCTGTGATGAAGCTAGTTCCCACCATAATTAGGATGAGGAAGTTTAGGTTAATAGCTTACTTCATCACGAAGAGGTACGAGAGGCTCGAGAAGCTTAGGGACCTTCACCTGCTTGACTTTAAGGGAATATTCAACAGGATCATGGAGGACATATACGAGGACGTTGATAGGGAGGAGGTTAAGGAAATTCTTAAGCTCTTTGATAGGTTCTTCTTTTCTAGCTTAAAATTGTACGAAGACGCTGAGTACTTCCTCAAGGAACTTAAGAATCTCAAGGCAAAGATAGTTTTGGTCACCGACTCGGCTTCAAGCTGGCAGAGGAAGAAGCTCGAGGTTTTGGGAATAGAAAATTACTTCGATGCGGTAATAGTGAGCGGCGATACCGGGCATACCAAGCTCGAGCCCTATAACTTTAAGCTCGCCAAGAGGATGTTTCCCAGGGAAGAGATTGTTTTCGTGGTTGGGGACAGAGATGAGACGGATATGAAGGGTGGAAAGAGCATTGGAGCAATAACGATACTCGTGAGGAGGGGCTACTTCAAGGGGAGAAGGGTTAGGTATGCTGATCACGTTGTTAATGACCTTTACGAGGCATTAGAGGTGATAAAGAATGAGCTTAAAGCTAGAGCTTAA